A stretch of the Argentina anserina chromosome 6, drPotAnse1.1, whole genome shotgun sequence genome encodes the following:
- the LOC126799731 gene encoding probable receptor-like protein kinase At5g18500, which yields MASGLKAELSKEVVFGLKVWEVIGIAVALFIIIILTVLSLCLTSRKKSKKSGARIPTSQIPTVSKEIKEVRVEQISTGDFVPRDGILLTIHDKSSDKESDKVMVHLGMGKSKNGENTSRSGSFNHLEKDGGGSQSGEEGSSTNGTVYKPSSSYPITAPSPLVGLPEFSHLGWGHWFTLRDLELATSRFSKENVLGEGGYGVVYRGNLINGTPVAVKKILNNLGQAEKEFRVEVEAIGHVRHKNLVRLLGYCVEGTHRMLVYEYVNNGNLEQWLHGAMRHHGYLTWEARVKVLLGTAKALAYLHEAIEPKVIHRDIKSSNILIDDDFNSKVSDFGLAKLLGAGTSHVTTRVMGTFGYVAPEYANSGLLNEKSDVYSFGVLLLEAITGRDPVDYGRPAPEVNLVDWLKMMVGSRRSEEVVDPNIEVRPSTRALKRALLTALRCVDPDSEKRPKMSQVVRMLESEEYPIPREDRRSRRTQAGSMEIDSQKENSDTDRSDYPVSRSESRDYQQR from the exons ATGGCCTCTGGTCTCAAAGCAGAGTTGTCCAAGGAAGTTGTTTTTGGTCTGAAGGTGTGGGAAGTGATCGGAATAGCTGTTGCATTGTTTATCATAATAATCCTCACTGTATTATCACTGTGCCTCACTTCACGTAAGAAATCAAAAAAATCTGGGGCCAGGATTCCTACCAGTCAAATTCCAACCGTCTCAAAAGAAATTAAGGAAGTTCGAGTGGAGCAAATATCTACCGGTGATTTTGTTCCTCGTGATGGAATTCTTCTTACCATTCATGACAAATCCAGCGACAAAGAATCAGATAAGGTTATGGTCCATCTGGGTATGGGAAAGTCAAAGAACGGAGAGAATACTAGCCGGTCAGGTTCATTTAATCATTTAGAAAAAGATGGGGGAGGGTCGCAGTCTGGAGAAGAAGGAAGTTCTACCAACGGTACAGTGTATAAGCCTTCTTCATCGTATCCCATAACTGCTCCATCTCCCTTAGTTGGTTTGCCTGAATTCTCGCACTTGGGTTGGGGCCACTGGTTTACATTAAGGGACCTGGAGCTTGCAACAAGCAGGTTTTCAAAGGAAAATGTCCTTGGAGAGGGTGGATATGGAGTTGTATACCGGGGAAATCTCATCAATGGGACTcctgttgcagttaaaaagatCCTAAATAACCT TGGCCAAGCAGAGAAGGAATTTAGAGTGGAAGTTGAAGCAATTGGCCATGTGCGCCACAAGAATTTGGTTCGTCTCTTGGGATACTGTGTGGAAGGCACTCACAG GATGTTGGTTTATGAGTATGTCAACAATGGAAACTTGGAACAATGGCTTCATGGAGCTATGCGTCACCATGGATATCTCACATGGGAAGCCCGTGTAAAGGTTCTCCTAGGAACAGCAAAAGC TCTTGCTTATTTGCATGAGGCCATTGAACCAAAAGTGATACATCGAGACATAAAATCAAGCAATATATTGATTGATGACGACTTCAATTCCAAGGTATCCGATTTTGGCCTGGCCAAGCTGCTGGGTGCAGGAACGAGTCACGTGACAACTCGTGTTATGGGAACATTTGG ATATGTGGCCCCTGAATATGCTAATTCTGGACTTTTGAATGAAAAGAGTGACGTTTATAGCTTTGGCGTTTTGCTCTTAGAAGCGATCACTGGAAGAGATCCTGTGGACTATGGTCGCCCTGCTCCTGAG GTAAATCTTGTTGACTGGCTTAAAATGATGGTTGGAAGCAGAAGATCAGAAGAAGTAGTTGACCCGAACATTGAAGTCAGACCATCAACAAGAGCCTTGAAACGAGCACTCTTGACTGCTTTGAGGTGTGTTGATCCAGATTCTGAAAAACGACCCAAGATGAGCCAAGTTGTCCGTATGCTTGAGTCCGAGGAGTATCCTATACCAAGAGAG GATCGAAGGAGCCGAAGAACTCAAGCAGGTAGCATGGAGATCGACTCCCAAAAGGAAAATTCAGATACTGATCGGAGTGATTATCCTGTTTCAAGATCAGAGAGTAGAGACTACCAACAGCGATAA